GACCCGCGGAGCGCGCAATTCGCTCGCTCACTGGACCCGCGCTCGGCACCCGCTACGGGTCGCGATCAACTACGTGGTCGTCTGGCTCGTCCGCGTTTCGCCGAGCCTTCGGCTCAAGCGCTGGCTGCTGCGCCGGATCGGCGTCGCGGTCGGCGAGGGTGTCTCCTGGGGGCTCGAGGCGACGCCGGACGTGTTCTGGCCCGACCTGGTCACCGTCCACGACCACGCGATCGTCGGCTACGACGCGACGATCCTCTGTCACGAGTTTCTGCAGGACGAGTACCGGACCGGGGAGGTCGTCGTCGGCGAGCGGGCAATGATCGGTGCGGGCGCGATCGTCCTCCCCGGCGTCGAGATCGGGGCGGAAGCGAGCGTCGCGGCTAACTCGCTCGTGACCCGGGACGTCGAACCCGGTACCACGGTGGCCGGAGTGCCGGCCCGGCCGATGAACGGTGAGGCGCTCGAGGAGGGAGGCTCGAGCGCGGACGGGTAACCGTACGACGCGGTAAAACGGAGTGCGGGCGAAACGGCGGAACGGCGACTACAGCGAGGACCAGGACTTACGAGCCCGGTTCCAGGAGGTGATGTCGGCGATCCAGCGCGCGGCGATGAGCTTCTTCAGATTCTTCGCGGGTACGCCGCCGAACGTGTCGACGGGAAGCGAGAGTCCGAGCGCCGGCTTGACGCCGTGGGCGACGGCCTCCTCGCCGACGGAGACGACGGTTCCCTTGTCCTCGAACTCCCAGGTCTTCAGCGGGCGGTTCTCGATGGCGCGGCTGATGTTCTCGCCGGCGACCTCGGCGGCCTGCCAGGCGGCCTGTGCGGTCGGCGGCGCGGGCTGGTCGCCCTGATCGACGATCGCCGAGTCGCCGATCGCGAACACGTTCTCGGCTGACGTCTGGAAGTTCGCGCCGGCGTTGACGCGGTTGTGTTCCTTCTCGAGGTCGGCGCTGTCGAGCGCGTCGCGACCCGTGATCCCGCCGGTCCAGACGAGCACGTCGTGTCCGAGTGGGTCGCCCTCGTCGAAGTGGATGACGTCGTCGTCGGCTTCCGTGATCGGGTCGTCCGTGTGAATCTGGACGCCGGCGTCCTGGAGCAGGTCGCGAAGCGCCTGCTGGATCTCCGGATCGTTACCGGGGAAGATCTCGTCGAGTGCCTCGACGAGGTGGATCTCGAGGGGTGCACGGTGCTTGTCGCGGAACTCCGCGATTTCGCCGGCGGTCTGGATGCCGGACAGGCCGGCGCCGCCGATCACGATCTGTGCCGGATCGCCGCGCGTGGCGTCGCGACTCGCCTGCTTGACCGCCTCGTGAATCTCGACTGCGTCGTCGAGGCTCTTGAGCGTCAGCGAGTGGTCCTCGAGACCGGGAATGCCGTAGTAGGCGGTCTGGCTGCCGAGTCCGACGAGGACGTAGTCGTAGTCGACGTCGTCCCCGTCGGCGAGTTCGACGACCTGCTCGTCGGTGTCGAGCCCCGTAACCTCGTCCTGAATGAACTGGGTCGACGGCTCCGCGATATCGTCGACCGGGATCGTGATGTCCGAACGGACGTTCGGGTCGCGGATCACGCGGTGAGACTCGTGGAGAACCAGGTGATAGTCGACGTCCGCGATCCAGGTTAGCCGCGCGTTACCCTCGAGCTCCGATTGGAGCTTTGTGACCGCACCAGCACCGGCGTATCCGGCACCGAGCACGACGACGTTCTCTGCCATACCACACACTCTGAAACACTCCGATACAAAGGTGTTGAAACAGGAACCCGCGTGCGTGACGTTACCACGGTCAGAACCGGCTGCGTTCGCTTGGCGGCGCGTCGCGAGCTATAATAACCACTGAAAGTCGGTGCACGATTGCACGACGGCTGTGCGATCGGTGTGGAAACCGTTTCAGTTGGTACTATCGAGGATGCGCTTTCCGAACGCACTCGCCGTGAGTTCGGCCGCGAGCGTCGCCGTCTCGTTTCGTTCGTCGAGGATCGGATTCACCTCGACGACGTCCATCGATCGAAGGACGTCCTCCCGGTCGTGGCGGACCGAAACGGTCTCGAGCGCCGAGTGGGCCTCGCGGTAGGTGACGCCGCCGCGGACGGGCGTGCCGACGCCGGGTGCGGTCTTCGGGTCGAGCCAGTCGAGGTCGAGACTGACGTGAATGCCGTCGGTTCCGCTCGTCGCGACGTCGAGTGCTTCCTCGACCACACTCGTGATCCCGCGCTGGTCGATGTCGGACATCGTGAAGGCCGTCATCTCGCTCTCGCGAACGAACTCGCGCTCGCGCTCGTCGATACTTCGCAGGCCGACGTAGACGATCGACTCCTCGCGGACGGCCGGCGCGTGCGCCCACTCCATTTCGCCGAACGATCCGCGGCCGAGCGCCGCGGCGAGTGGCATCCCGTGGACGTTACCGCTGGGCGAGATCTCGGGCGTGTTGAGGTCCGCGTGCGCGTCGAACCAGATAACGCCCAGTTCTCCCGTCCGGGACGCCCCGCCCATCGAACCGATCGCGACCGAGTGATCGCCGCCGAGGACAAGGGGGAACTCGCCGTCGGCGATCGTCTCCGCGACCCGGTCCGACAGGCGCGAACAGACGTCCCCCACCTCCCGGAGGAACTTCGCGTTCCCCTCACTGGGCTGTGATGCGTCCGGGTCCCGCTCCTCCGCGCGCGGAATGAGCAGGTCGCCCGAGTCGACCGACTCCACGCCCGCACCCTCCAGTTTGTCGGCCAGTCCCGCGTACCTGATCGCTGACGGTCCCATGTCGACGCCACGGCGGTTCGCCCCGTAGTCCATCGGTGCACCGATAATCCGGACTGTCTGTCCCATACGTTACCATCCACGGGAACCGTTTTGGTCGTGCTGATTCGCTCGCGGAATCGACGCCGATAGATTTAGGGTTAGACGGTTCTAAATCCGACCGAAATGATGCTGAGCGACGTGATGGAAGACTACCTCAAAGCCATCTATCAGCTCCAGCAGGGCACCGACGACCGGATCAAGACCTCAGCGATCGCCGACGAACTGGACGTCACGTCGCCGACGGTCACCAGCATGCTCGAGAAGCTCGAGGATCGCGGGTTCGTCGACCGCAAGAAGTACCGCGGCGTTACCCTCACCGACGAGGGCGAGACGGTCGCCCTCGAGGTGATCCGCCACCACCGTCTCCTCGAGTCCTACCTGACCGAGCACCTGGACTACGACTGGTCCGAGGTACACGAGGAGGCGGACCGCCTCGAGCACCACATCAGCGAGGACTTCGAGGCACGCGTCGCGGCCGCTCTCGGCGAACCGGAGGTCGACCCCCACGGCTCGCCGATTCCGGGCGCCGACCTCGAGCCACCCCAGCGGCCCGACGGCGAATCCGTCACCGAGTTCAGCGAGGGCGACATCGTCGTCGTCGAAGAGGTTGCGGATCGCGACCCGGAAATCCTCTCCTACCTCGCCGAACACGGCGTCGAACCCGGTGTCGAGCTCGAGATCGTCGAAGTTGCACCGTTCGGAATGGTGACGGCCCGATCGAGTACGGGCGAGGAACCGGTATCGCTCCCGGAAACTGTCGCCCATCACGTCCGAGTCGCGCGTCCGGTCGATATCGAACACTGACTCGAGCGGAATTGTTCCGGCGGCGAGCGGAACTCCGACGAACGATATTAGATTAGTCTTAGTCGAACGGTGTATGAGAAAGATATATAATTAGATGCGTCTAATGATGGGCAATGAGTCAGCAACGCGAATCGGTCGGGGTGTCACGCGGTGACCGATGAGTTGCCGATACACGAACAGGTACCCCAGTGGGTTCTCGCCGTCGCGCCGCTCGGCGTTTTGGCCCTCGTGATCGGACTCCTCGTCATCACCTCTCCGTTCGGCGACATCGACTCGATGGCGGACGCCGGTACCGTCGATATCCTCTGGATGCTCACGATCATCGGCTTTCTGGCCGGTGTCGTGCCGGTCGCGATCGGGATGCTCTGGTTCCCGTTTATCCGTGCACTGGATTACCGGCTCATCCACGCGTTTCTCGCGCTCTCCGCCGGTGTTCTCGTCTTCATCGCCTTCGAAATGACCGGGGAGGTCATCGACTACGGCGGCGAACTCGAGAGTGCATCGCTCGGAGTGGCCGCTGCAGTCGGGGGGGTTGGCGCCACGTTCGGCATCATGTACCTGCTCAGCAAGTGGCGCCAGCGGACGATGGTGACGGGGGCCGAAAAGAGCGGCCTTCACGTCGCGTACCTGGTCGCCATCGCTCTCGGCCTTCACAGCATCGGCGAGGGGCTCGCGATCGGGACCGCGTTCGTCCTCGGTCGGGGCGAACTCGTCATGCTTCTGGTGATCGGGTTCGTCATGCACAATATCATGGAGGGGCCGACCGTCGTCGCGGCGGTCGCTCGAGACAGGACGAGTCCGCCGCTTCGACACTTCGCGGTCATGGGCCTGCTCGCCGGCGGCCCGGTCATTCTGGGCGGCTGGCTCGGTAGCCTCGCCAGTTCGGCGCTGCTCGCGGTGGTCTTTTATGCCGTCGCAATCGGAGCGATCTTACAGGTACTGGTCGAACTCGTCGAACTCATCCGATTCGACGCCGAAGCCATCGTCACGCGCCTCAACGCGATCACCTTCTTCGTCGGGGTCGTGCTCATGTTCATCCTGGAAGACGTCGTCGTCGAGGGGTGGGTGCTCCCGGGTTGAGCTGGTTTCGGTCACATACCAGCTTCGAAGAAAGCGGGAATGGAAACTGATTACCGTGTCGGGCGGCCAAACCCTAATCGAGCGAATGTCCCGGCCTACCCGTCGGGTTTAAGGAAATCAATTACGAAGAATACAGCATGTCATCAATTGAACTCACCCCCAGTCAGAAGAAGATCCTCCGCGCATTGACGAACCTCCACAAGAAATCGGAGGACGCAATCAAGGGGGAAGATATCGCCGAACAGGTAGATCGTAACCCAGGGACCATCCGCAACCAGATGCAGAGTCTCAAAGCGCTCCAACTGGTCGAGGGTGTACCCGGACCGAAAGGTGGCTACAAGCCGACCGCCGCCGCCTTCGAGGCCCTCGAGATCCAGCAGATGGACGACCCTGCCTCGGTCCCTATCGAGCACGAGGGCGAACCCGTCGAGGGCGTCATCGTCGAGGAGATCGACCTCTCGAGCGTCCATCATCCCGAACTCTGCCGCGCCGAGATCCACATGCAGGGAACGGTCGACATTCAGGAGGGTGATTCCGTCACCGTCGGTCCGACGCCGCTCTCGAAACTCGTCATCGAGGGGACCC
This DNA window, taken from Natronococcus sp. CG52, encodes the following:
- a CDS encoding acyltransferase; protein product: MTDDTTSRHDRVRSHPTRGARNSLAHWTRARHPLRVAINYVVVWLVRVSPSLRLKRWLLRRIGVAVGEGVSWGLEATPDVFWPDLVTVHDHAIVGYDATILCHEFLQDEYRTGEVVVGERAMIGAGAIVLPGVEIGAEASVAANSLVTRDVEPGTTVAGVPARPMNGEALEEGGSSADG
- a CDS encoding NAD(P)/FAD-dependent oxidoreductase, whose amino-acid sequence is MAENVVVLGAGYAGAGAVTKLQSELEGNARLTWIADVDYHLVLHESHRVIRDPNVRSDITIPVDDIAEPSTQFIQDEVTGLDTDEQVVELADGDDVDYDYVLVGLGSQTAYYGIPGLEDHSLTLKSLDDAVEIHEAVKQASRDATRGDPAQIVIGGAGLSGIQTAGEIAEFRDKHRAPLEIHLVEALDEIFPGNDPEIQQALRDLLQDAGVQIHTDDPITEADDDVIHFDEGDPLGHDVLVWTGGITGRDALDSADLEKEHNRVNAGANFQTSAENVFAIGDSAIVDQGDQPAPPTAQAAWQAAEVAGENISRAIENRPLKTWEFEDKGTVVSVGEEAVAHGVKPALGLSLPVDTFGGVPAKNLKKLIAARWIADITSWNRARKSWSSL
- the rocF gene encoding arginase; the encoded protein is MGQTVRIIGAPMDYGANRRGVDMGPSAIRYAGLADKLEGAGVESVDSGDLLIPRAEERDPDASQPSEGNAKFLREVGDVCSRLSDRVAETIADGEFPLVLGGDHSVAIGSMGGASRTGELGVIWFDAHADLNTPEISPSGNVHGMPLAAALGRGSFGEMEWAHAPAVREESIVYVGLRSIDEREREFVRESEMTAFTMSDIDQRGITSVVEEALDVATSGTDGIHVSLDLDWLDPKTAPGVGTPVRGGVTYREAHSALETVSVRHDREDVLRSMDVVEVNPILDERNETATLAAELTASAFGKRILDSTN
- a CDS encoding metal-dependent transcriptional regulator; amino-acid sequence: MMLSDVMEDYLKAIYQLQQGTDDRIKTSAIADELDVTSPTVTSMLEKLEDRGFVDRKKYRGVTLTDEGETVALEVIRHHRLLESYLTEHLDYDWSEVHEEADRLEHHISEDFEARVAAALGEPEVDPHGSPIPGADLEPPQRPDGESVTEFSEGDIVVVEEVADRDPEILSYLAEHGVEPGVELEIVEVAPFGMVTARSSTGEEPVSLPETVAHHVRVARPVDIEH
- a CDS encoding ZIP family metal transporter; translation: MTDELPIHEQVPQWVLAVAPLGVLALVIGLLVITSPFGDIDSMADAGTVDILWMLTIIGFLAGVVPVAIGMLWFPFIRALDYRLIHAFLALSAGVLVFIAFEMTGEVIDYGGELESASLGVAAAVGGVGATFGIMYLLSKWRQRTMVTGAEKSGLHVAYLVAIALGLHSIGEGLAIGTAFVLGRGELVMLLVIGFVMHNIMEGPTVVAAVARDRTSPPLRHFAVMGLLAGGPVILGGWLGSLASSALLAVVFYAVAIGAILQVLVELVELIRFDAEAIVTRLNAITFFVGVVLMFILEDVVVEGWVLPG
- a CDS encoding Rrf2 family transcriptional regulator; the encoded protein is MSSIELTPSQKKILRALTNLHKKSEDAIKGEDIAEQVDRNPGTIRNQMQSLKALQLVEGVPGPKGGYKPTAAAFEALEIQQMDDPASVPIEHEGEPVEGVIVEEIDLSSVHHPELCRAEIHMQGTVDIQEGDSVTVGPTPLSKLVIEGTLDGRDDTNNILILRIDDMAAPAEEPNH